One segment of Solanum lycopersicum chromosome 1, SLM_r2.1 DNA contains the following:
- the LOC101246186 gene encoding probable magnesium transporter NIPA4: MASEVVGSTQSWKDVYRGMSSDNIKGLVLALSSSIFIGASFIVKKKGLKKAGASGVRAGVGGYSYLFEPLWWVGMITMIVGEVANFAAYAFAPAILVTPLGALSIIISAVLAHVILRERLHTFGILGCALCVVGSITIVLHAPQEREIESVTEVWDLATEPAFLFYAAMVITTSLVLIFHYLPQYGQTHIMFYIGVCSLVGSLSVMSVKAIGIALKLTLSGMNQLIYPQTWAFTMIVIVCIITQMNYLNKALDTFNTAVVSPIYYVMFTSLTILASVIMFKDWDRQNPTQIVTELCGFVTILSGTFLLHKTKDMVDGPPTLPIRLPKHTDEEDGFGQEGIPLKRQDSLRS; this comes from the exons ATGGCGTCGGAGGTTGTGGGTAGTACTCAAAGCTGGAAAGATGTGTACAGAGGCATGTCATCTGATAATATTAAAGGATTGGTTCTTGCATTGTCTTCAAGCATATTCATTGGTGCTAGCTTCATCGTTAAGAAAAAGGGGTTAAAGAAAGCTGGTGCTTCTGGCGTCAGGGCtg GAGTTGGAGGATACTCATATCTTTTTGAACCACTCTGGTGGGTGGGCATGATAACAA TGATTGTTGGAGAGGTTGCTAATTTTGCGGCTTATGCATTTGCCCCTGCTATTCTGGTGACTCCTCTTGGTGCTCTCAGTATTATAATAAG TGCTGTCCTTGCACACGTTATTTTGCGGGAGAGGCTACATACGTTTGGAATTTTAGGTTGTGCTTTATGTGTTGTTGGTTCCATCACAATTGTGTTGCACGCTCCACAAGAACGCGAGATCGAATCTGTGACAGAAGTATGGGATCTTGCTACTGAGCCAG CTTTTCTCTTCTATGCTGCTATGGTGATAACAACTTCCCTAGTTCTCATATTTCACTATCTTCCACAATATGGGCAGACACACATTATGTTTTATATTGGAGTTTGCTCGCTAGTAGGTTCTTTATCG GTTATGAGTGTAAAAGCAATTGGCATTGCTTTGAAGTTGACATTATCAGGAATGAATCAGCTAATATATCCACAAACTTGGGCGTTTACGATGATTGTCATTGTCTGTATTATCACCCAAATGAATTACTTAAATAAG GCGCTCGACACATTTAATACAGCTGTTGTCTCACCGATATACTATGTCATGTTTACTTCTTTAACTATTTTGGCCAGCGTCATCATGTTCAAG GACTGGGATAGGCAAAATCCAACACAAATAGTAACAGAATTGTGTGGGTTTGTGACCATTCTTTCTGGAacttttcttcttcacaaaactAAAGACATGGTTGATG GTCCCCCAACGCTACCTATTCGACTTCCCAAGCACACAGATGAGGAGGATGGTTTTGGACAAGAAGGTATTCCTTTGAAGCGGCAAGATTCTTTGAGATCATAG
- the LOC101246477 gene encoding uncharacterized protein has protein sequence MAQASKEPCKKQACDIQACLSKNNFLPQRCVKVIEALKYCCEQCEYKSTHCASLSGLLKQIQKK, from the exons ATGGCACAGGCAAGTAAAGAGCCTTGTAAGAAACAGGCTTGTGATATTCAAGCTTGTCTTTCCAAGAACAATTTCCTTCCTCAAAG GTGTGTAAAAGTGATCGAAGCATTGAAATATTGTTGTGAGCAATGTGAATACAAGTCAACACATTGTGCTTCTCTGTCTGGGCTGCTTAAGCAAATACagaaaaaatag